The following are from one region of the Arthrobacter sp. KBS0703 genome:
- a CDS encoding alpha/beta fold hydrolase, with amino-acid sequence MLLGFIDSTVGDEPFLVIGHSYGGYLARAIANRRADQAVGLALICPVGAHTRDVPQPVLVLAGRQDATAGHTGPWELVEHYPRATFAVLDSAGHALLHEQPDLVQALFAEWLTRVRERF; translated from the coding sequence ATTCTCCTTGGCTTTATCGACAGCACCGTTGGTGATGAACCGTTTCTTGTCATTGGTCACTCTTACGGTGGGTACTTGGCCCGTGCGATTGCGAATCGCAGAGCTGATCAGGCTGTCGGGCTAGCTCTGATCTGCCCGGTTGGCGCGCATACTCGCGACGTTCCTCAGCCAGTGTTGGTCCTTGCCGGGCGGCAGGATGCCACGGCCGGGCACACAGGCCCGTGGGAGTTGGTCGAGCACTACCCTCGCGCTACGTTTGCCGTACTCGATAGCGCCGGCCACGCTCTGCTGCACGAGCAACCCGACCTCGTTCAAGCCCTATTTGCCGAATGGCTCACGCGCGTTCGTGAGCGCTTTTAG
- a CDS encoding helix-turn-helix transcriptional regulator → MENSKDAREFLMSRRSRITPAQAGLPAYGGTRRVAGLKREEVAMLTGVSTEYYARLERGNLRGVSESVLESLAGALQLDEAERAHLLDLAKAAAPSRVSGTRRVRAELRPSIQRILAGMTGTPAYVRNSRMDIVAANSLCFALYTDILYTDILGPDTLPLNLARFMFLDPRSQDFFLEWSAIADDLAAALRTEAGRNPRDRALNSLIGDLATGSAEFSTRWARHNVRFHRSARKTLHNPLVGDIELTGDALELPGEGLTLIAYTAEPGSHAQEQLDFLTSWSTTNQPPTESAPASPHTAPTKPSAGDSRD, encoded by the coding sequence ATGGAGAACAGCAAAGACGCCCGCGAGTTCCTCATGAGCCGGCGGTCGCGCATCACACCGGCCCAGGCCGGGCTGCCCGCTTACGGCGGTACGAGGAGGGTGGCCGGCCTCAAGCGCGAGGAAGTGGCCATGCTCACAGGCGTCAGCACCGAATACTACGCCCGGCTTGAAAGGGGGAACCTGCGGGGAGTCTCCGAGAGCGTCCTCGAGTCCCTCGCCGGCGCCCTCCAGCTCGACGAGGCTGAGCGAGCCCACCTGCTTGACCTGGCCAAGGCCGCCGCGCCGTCGCGGGTATCAGGAACGCGTCGGGTCCGGGCAGAACTGCGCCCCAGCATTCAACGGATCCTGGCCGGGATGACAGGCACGCCGGCATACGTCCGCAACTCACGCATGGACATCGTGGCAGCCAACAGCCTCTGCTTCGCCCTCTATACGGACATCCTCTATACGGACATCCTCGGCCCCGACACCCTGCCACTGAACCTCGCCCGTTTCATGTTCCTGGACCCACGATCCCAAGACTTCTTCCTCGAATGGAGCGCCATCGCTGATGACCTCGCCGCCGCGCTCCGAACCGAAGCGGGACGCAACCCGCGCGACAGGGCTTTGAACAGCCTGATAGGCGACCTCGCAACGGGAAGCGCGGAATTCTCGACCCGCTGGGCACGGCACAACGTCCGCTTTCACCGCTCAGCCCGGAAGACGCTGCACAACCCACTGGTCGGCGACATCGAACTCACAGGCGATGCACTCGAACTCCCCGGCGAGGGTCTGACCCTTATCGCTTACACCGCCGAACCGGGAAGCCATGCCCAGGAACAACTCGACTTCCTCACCAGCTGGAGTACCACCAACCAGCCTCCGACCGAATCAGCTCCGGCCAGCCCGCACACCGCACCGACCAAGCCATCCGCAGGTGACTCGAGAGACTAG
- a CDS encoding DHA2 family efflux MFS transporter permease subunit, with amino-acid sequence MSVSAVSPTTTVTRPRASLALAMLGFFVVALDTQIVNVALPEIRNDLGGGLSGLQWIVTGYTLMFSALQLFSGTLSDRTGARRAYGLGMILFTAASAACAFSPSLPALVAGRILQGIGAAMITPSSLALIREAYHDAAQRGRAIVYWGLGGSVAAAAGPVLGGVLTQIDWRLIFFVNLPVGAAALLVLSRVAPSRRRPMPFDWLGQITAVLALASLTYGIIEGAAVGYGRPEILTMFAVCAGSAAAFLMAQARGRHPMVPLDLIRSRKVSSALAIATATMAAFYGVVFLQSLYFQQQRGATALEAGLLFLPMTGLVALLNPLAARLMALYGNVAMVIAGQLIMAVGLAGLWLLPDDVPTLLVALTMIPVGIGGSFTVPPIIALVMDHVPADTAGTASGVINTARQVGGSLGVAIYGALLTGHGFMDGLRIGLGATAVILLILVATSVRLRDAKP; translated from the coding sequence ATGTCCGTGTCGGCTGTCAGCCCTACGACAACCGTGACCCGTCCGCGCGCTTCGCTGGCGCTAGCCATGCTGGGCTTCTTCGTTGTCGCCCTCGATACCCAGATCGTGAACGTCGCCCTGCCCGAGATCAGAAACGACCTTGGCGGCGGCCTATCCGGACTGCAATGGATAGTCACCGGCTATACCCTGATGTTTTCCGCCCTTCAACTGTTCTCCGGGACGCTCTCCGACCGGACGGGGGCCCGGCGCGCCTATGGCCTCGGCATGATCCTGTTCACCGCCGCATCCGCCGCATGCGCATTCAGCCCGAGTCTCCCGGCCCTGGTCGCCGGCCGCATCCTGCAGGGCATCGGCGCGGCGATGATCACGCCCAGCTCACTGGCGCTCATCCGTGAGGCCTACCATGACGCGGCCCAGCGCGGCCGGGCCATCGTGTACTGGGGCCTGGGCGGCTCCGTCGCCGCAGCGGCGGGTCCGGTGCTAGGCGGCGTTCTCACCCAGATCGACTGGCGGCTGATTTTCTTCGTCAACCTTCCGGTCGGGGCGGCCGCCCTCCTGGTGCTCTCCCGCGTCGCCCCGTCGCGGCGGCGCCCGATGCCCTTTGACTGGCTCGGGCAGATCACCGCCGTGCTTGCCCTGGCCAGCCTGACCTACGGCATCATCGAAGGCGCGGCGGTTGGATATGGAAGACCCGAAATCCTCACCATGTTCGCTGTCTGTGCCGGGTCGGCGGCCGCATTCCTGATGGCGCAGGCCCGCGGGAGGCACCCAATGGTCCCTCTGGACCTTATCCGTTCGCGAAAGGTCTCCAGCGCCCTGGCCATAGCGACCGCCACGATGGCGGCCTTCTACGGCGTCGTTTTCCTCCAAAGCCTCTACTTCCAGCAGCAACGCGGCGCGACAGCGCTGGAGGCCGGGCTCCTGTTTCTGCCGATGACCGGCCTTGTCGCCCTCCTCAACCCCCTGGCGGCCCGGCTGATGGCCCTCTACGGAAACGTTGCCATGGTTATCGCCGGCCAACTGATCATGGCCGTCGGCCTGGCCGGCCTGTGGCTGCTACCCGACGACGTGCCCACCCTGCTCGTGGCGCTCACCATGATCCCGGTCGGCATCGGCGGATCCTTCACCGTTCCCCCGATTATCGCCCTCGTCATGGACCACGTGCCGGCGGACACCGCAGGGACCGCGAGCGGAGTCATCAACACCGCCCGGCAGGTCGGCGGCTCGCTCGGCGTCGCCATCTATGGCGCCCTACTCACCGGGCACGGCTTCATGGATGGGCTCCGCATTGGCCTTGGCGCCACCGCCGTCATCCTCCTCATCCTCGTCGCAACCTCCGTCCGGCTGCGGGACGCAAAACCGTAA
- a CDS encoding cupin domain-containing protein: MQLIPTTPTAKGPSDRFTGGVYLNTLHNAQAPSRFVAAMVRFAPGARTNWHSHPLGQTLHCTDGIGIVVARDGSVILMRPGDTVHTPPGEEHWHGATPDNMMCHLAMVEHDNGKSATWLEPVSDLDYEAAHIQTGR, translated from the coding sequence ATGCAGCTCATACCCACCACCCCGACGGCTAAAGGCCCTAGCGACCGGTTCACCGGAGGCGTGTATCTCAACACGCTTCACAACGCCCAGGCTCCCTCCAGGTTCGTGGCCGCGATGGTCCGTTTCGCCCCCGGTGCCCGGACAAACTGGCACTCCCACCCCCTGGGCCAGACCCTGCACTGCACCGACGGCATCGGGATCGTCGTCGCCCGGGACGGCAGCGTCATCCTCATGCGTCCCGGAGACACGGTCCACACCCCGCCCGGCGAGGAACACTGGCACGGCGCAACCCCGGACAACATGATGTGCCACCTCGCCATGGTCGAGCACGACAACGGGAAGAGCGCCACCTGGCTGGAACCCGTCAGCGACCTGGACTACGAAGCCGCCCACATTCAAACCGGCCGATAA
- a CDS encoding aldo/keto reductase produces the protein MNSVTLNNGVQMPILGFGVFQIPDDETQAAVEAALAAGYRHLDTAASYGNEAAVGAAIKASGIAREDLFVTTKLWIQHVPSGSVEEDTRRSFENSLRRLGLDYLDLYLIHQPLGDYYSEWRAMQEINKEGLARAIGVSNFHPDRLVDLIDHNEIVPAVNQIETHPFHQRATDQALMRERGVQIESWGPFAEGRNNLFTDPVLSAIAEAHGKSVAQVVLRWLIQREVVVIPKSVRPERMAQNLDVFGFTLTDEHMSQMASLDTGASLFFDHRDPAMVSWLGGRRIA, from the coding sequence ATGAACAGCGTGACACTCAACAACGGCGTCCAGATGCCGATCCTGGGCTTTGGCGTCTTCCAGATCCCCGACGACGAAACCCAGGCCGCCGTCGAAGCCGCCCTGGCGGCCGGTTACCGCCATTTGGACACGGCGGCCTCCTACGGCAACGAGGCTGCCGTCGGTGCTGCGATCAAAGCGAGCGGAATCGCCCGCGAAGACCTGTTCGTCACCACCAAGCTCTGGATCCAGCACGTCCCCAGCGGCAGCGTTGAAGAGGACACGAGGCGTTCCTTCGAAAACTCCCTCCGCCGCCTCGGACTGGACTACCTCGATCTCTACCTGATCCATCAGCCGCTCGGGGACTACTACAGCGAGTGGCGGGCCATGCAGGAAATCAACAAAGAAGGCCTGGCCCGCGCGATCGGCGTGTCGAACTTCCACCCCGACCGGCTTGTCGACCTCATCGACCACAACGAGATCGTCCCGGCCGTCAACCAGATCGAGACCCACCCCTTCCACCAGCGCGCCACTGATCAGGCGCTGATGCGCGAACGCGGCGTCCAGATAGAGTCCTGGGGGCCGTTCGCCGAGGGCCGCAACAACCTGTTCACCGATCCGGTCCTCAGCGCCATCGCCGAGGCACATGGCAAGTCTGTCGCCCAGGTGGTGCTCCGGTGGCTCATCCAGCGCGAGGTCGTCGTGATCCCCAAGTCCGTGCGTCCGGAACGGATGGCCCAGAACCTCGACGTCTTCGGCTTCACCCTCACAGATGAGCACATGAGCCAGATGGCCTCCCTGGACACCGGTGCCAGCCTCTTCTTTGATCACCGTGACCCCGCCATGGTGAGTTGGTTGGGCGGACGCAGGATCGCCTGA
- a CDS encoding flavodoxin: MSNRQRAIGRRSGGYDATVARNVREQNADDRPAMAGRLPSIDQYDTVLLASGIWSVRAPMIMTTFADRYDFTGKTIHPVTTYAMSGLGTTGQDYARSCPGATIGEGLAVRGEEVQDAAADIESWLRRTGFVES; the protein is encoded by the coding sequence ATGTCCAACCGCCAAAGGGCCATTGGCCGGCGCTCTGGCGGCTACGACGCCACCGTCGCACGCAACGTCCGCGAGCAAAACGCGGACGACCGACCGGCCATGGCCGGCCGTCTGCCATCCATCGACCAGTACGACACCGTGCTGCTGGCAAGCGGCATCTGGAGCGTCCGTGCACCGATGATCATGACAACGTTCGCCGATAGGTACGACTTCACCGGCAAAACAATCCACCCGGTCACCACCTACGCCATGAGCGGGCTCGGCACCACCGGGCAGGACTACGCCAGATCCTGTCCAGGGGCGACCATCGGTGAAGGACTAGCCGTGCGGGGTGAGGAAGTCCAAGATGCTGCCGCGGACATCGAATCCTGGCTACGCCGCACCGGCTTCGTTGAAAGCTAG
- a CDS encoding carboxymuconolactone decarboxylase family protein, which yields MSDSNQTRAQQLIGDFAPKLVDLTDNVLFGDIWERSELTPRDRSLVTVASLITSGSTEQLRGHFVRAKANGLTETELKEVIIHLAFYAGWPKAMSAITVAKEVFTS from the coding sequence ATGAGCGATTCGAATCAGACCCGCGCCCAGCAACTCATTGGCGACTTCGCCCCCAAGCTCGTCGACCTCACAGACAACGTGCTTTTCGGAGACATATGGGAGCGCAGCGAACTCACCCCACGGGACCGCAGCCTCGTTACCGTTGCCAGCTTGATCACCAGCGGCAGCACCGAACAGCTCCGCGGACACTTCGTCCGGGCAAAGGCCAACGGCCTGACGGAAACCGAACTCAAAGAAGTGATCATCCACCTCGCCTTTTACGCCGGGTGGCCAAAAGCAATGTCCGCCATCACCGTCGCGAAAGAGGTCTTCACTTCCTGA
- a CDS encoding uridine kinase — translation MVFKGFAGHYLGGVTVLPARAILVLDGPPLLPMTEPPPAAANRARVLQSLATEFLADEAGRILIAVDGVDGSGKSTFANDLAEVIRVRPVIVIHADDFLNLRAVRHRRGRDSPEGFWLDTYDYEALLRHVLFPLRRGGSGSYRPAATDHHQDVRLNPPIMQAAENAVVIVEGMFLHRDELAGCWDYSCFLDVRLRRRHVECQYETEATRTLNISRCAGMWAANAAISRRLNLGIVQHR, via the coding sequence ATGGTCTTCAAGGGGTTTGCCGGTCACTATCTGGGCGGCGTGACCGTCCTGCCCGCGAGAGCAATCCTCGTACTCGACGGCCCGCCACTACTGCCGATGACCGAACCGCCACCTGCGGCCGCCAATAGGGCACGCGTGCTGCAATCCCTGGCTACGGAATTCTTGGCGGACGAGGCCGGGCGAATCCTCATCGCAGTCGATGGTGTGGACGGCAGCGGGAAATCCACGTTTGCCAATGACCTGGCGGAAGTCATCCGAGTGAGGCCAGTCATCGTCATCCATGCTGATGATTTCCTCAATCTCCGGGCGGTCCGCCACCGGCGCGGGCGCGACTCTCCGGAAGGATTCTGGCTCGACACCTACGACTACGAGGCTCTACTTCGCCATGTGCTTTTCCCACTCAGAAGAGGAGGGAGCGGGTCCTACCGCCCGGCGGCCACCGACCACCATCAGGACGTCAGGCTCAATCCTCCGATCATGCAGGCGGCGGAGAACGCCGTAGTCATCGTCGAGGGTATGTTTCTTCACCGTGACGAACTGGCGGGCTGTTGGGACTACTCGTGTTTTCTCGACGTCCGTTTACGGAGACGGCACGTCGAATGTCAGTACGAGACGGAAGCCACCCGGACCCTGAACATCAGTCGATGCGCAGGTATGTGGGCGGCCAACGCCGCCATTTCGAGGCGGCTCAACCTTGGAATCGTGCAACACAGGTAG
- a CDS encoding class I SAM-dependent methyltransferase: MMGIEFTSPRNRNTYATRIADTSWKQAVTTLMDPRGLRVADVGCGGGIYSTAWLDLGADSVIGIDSSEQMIGAAQDRAGEHPNLSFRVAEAARTGLPAGQYDVVFQRALIHHLPDTQPAFEEAHRILSPRGSLMVQDRTMSDILQPGSAQHLRGYFFEVFPGLIAFESSRRPEVESVTASMGAAGFATVSTRTISERRRAYASFDALRSDLKARTGRSILHELTDAELNTLIDFISTKIDRSGVINEVDYWTIWMAGKAS, encoded by the coding sequence ATGATGGGCATCGAGTTCACCAGCCCCCGGAACCGCAACACCTACGCGACGCGCATCGCCGACACGAGCTGGAAACAGGCTGTGACGACCCTGATGGATCCCCGCGGACTCCGCGTAGCCGATGTCGGCTGCGGCGGCGGGATCTACTCCACCGCGTGGCTGGACCTTGGCGCCGATTCCGTCATTGGCATCGACTCCTCGGAACAAATGATCGGCGCAGCGCAGGACCGGGCCGGCGAACATCCAAATCTGAGCTTCCGGGTCGCCGAGGCAGCCCGCACGGGGCTGCCCGCAGGCCAGTACGACGTCGTATTCCAGCGGGCGCTTATCCACCACCTTCCGGACACGCAGCCCGCGTTCGAAGAGGCACACCGGATCCTGTCACCCCGAGGAAGTCTCATGGTCCAGGACCGCACCATGAGCGACATCCTTCAGCCGGGCAGCGCGCAGCACCTGCGCGGGTATTTCTTTGAAGTATTCCCCGGGCTGATCGCATTCGAGTCGAGCCGACGGCCGGAGGTCGAAAGCGTGACTGCATCGATGGGGGCCGCCGGCTTCGCCACGGTGAGCACGCGGACTATCTCCGAGCGGCGCCGAGCCTACGCATCGTTCGACGCCCTGCGCTCGGACCTGAAAGCGCGCACGGGACGCTCCATTCTGCACGAACTCACCGACGCCGAGCTCAACACGCTGATCGACTTCATCTCAACCAAGATCGATCGCTCCGGGGTCATCAACGAAGTGGACTATTGGACGATCTGGATGGCCGGCAAAGCGTCCTGA
- a CDS encoding DUF6221 family protein, with translation MDIIAFLEARIAEDEAVALAASPAPWEWFGEPGSDTAALYSANERTVLDARADHAPGYLECKAEDRVYIARFNPGRILAEGAAKRQMLANVPLVTDIPSEVGGTSEFVLMCMASPYRDHRDYQDGWAIEL, from the coding sequence ATGGACATCATCGCCTTCCTCGAAGCCCGAATCGCCGAAGACGAAGCAGTCGCGCTGGCCGCATCACCAGCGCCCTGGGAATGGTTCGGTGAACCCGGGAGCGACACCGCGGCTCTCTACTCCGCCAACGAACGTACCGTCCTCGACGCCCGCGCCGACCATGCACCCGGCTACCTCGAATGCAAAGCCGAAGACCGGGTCTACATCGCACGGTTCAATCCCGGCCGCATCCTCGCTGAGGGCGCCGCCAAACGACAGATGCTGGCCAACGTCCCGCTCGTCACCGACATCCCCAGCGAAGTCGGCGGCACCAGCGAATTCGTCCTCATGTGCATGGCATCACCCTACAGAGACCACCGTGACTACCAAGACGGCTGGGCCATCGAACTCTGA
- a CDS encoding mycothiol transferase, with protein sequence MKSNELLLDCFSRIRETVAATLEGVDDGSLVHRPAGTGNSIAWLVWHLGRVEDAQVASAAGLEQVWTAQKFAGRFGLALPERDTGYGHSSHQVDAVQAPPELLLEYYDAVHRQTVEFVKTLGDGDLDRIVDRRWDPPVTLGVRLVSTIADCLQHVGQAAYAKGLHPSQG encoded by the coding sequence ATGAAATCCAACGAACTGCTGCTGGACTGCTTCAGCCGGATCCGTGAGACCGTGGCCGCCACCCTTGAAGGGGTCGACGACGGGTCCCTGGTCCACCGGCCGGCAGGCACCGGGAACTCCATTGCCTGGCTCGTCTGGCACCTCGGCCGGGTGGAGGACGCCCAGGTTGCCTCCGCCGCCGGCCTGGAACAGGTCTGGACCGCGCAGAAATTTGCCGGCCGGTTCGGCCTGGCGCTGCCCGAGCGCGACACCGGCTACGGCCATTCGTCGCACCAGGTTGACGCGGTGCAGGCCCCGCCGGAGCTGCTGCTCGAATACTACGACGCCGTTCACCGGCAGACCGTGGAGTTTGTGAAGACCCTCGGCGACGGGGACTTGGACCGCATCGTCGACAGGCGCTGGGACCCGCCCGTCACCCTCGGCGTCCGGCTGGTCAGCACCATCGCCGACTGCCTGCAGCATGTGGGGCAGGCAGCGTACGCCAAGGGCCTGCACCCCTCGCAGGGATAG
- a CDS encoding cupin domain-containing protein — protein sequence MEIQPKTPSVKGPAEMFTGDVYFDVIAAPQPEPSRMRVNSVHFAPCARTAWHSHAVGQTLHVTEGVGLVQARGGEILVMKAGDTVYTPAGEWHWHGAAPDHFMTHLAMWEAPAEGPESAWGDLVTDEEYGNK from the coding sequence TTGGAAATCCAGCCCAAGACGCCCAGCGTCAAAGGACCCGCGGAAATGTTCACCGGGGATGTGTACTTCGACGTCATCGCCGCCCCGCAGCCCGAACCGTCGCGAATGCGCGTGAACTCGGTCCACTTCGCCCCCTGCGCCCGGACGGCCTGGCACTCCCACGCCGTCGGCCAGACCCTACACGTCACCGAAGGCGTGGGACTGGTCCAGGCCCGCGGCGGGGAAATCCTCGTGATGAAGGCCGGCGACACCGTCTACACGCCGGCGGGCGAGTGGCACTGGCACGGCGCCGCACCCGACCATTTCATGACCCATCTGGCCATGTGGGAGGCCCCTGCCGAAGGACCCGAATCCGCGTGGGGCGACCTGGTCACGGACGAGGAATACGGCAACAAATAG
- a CDS encoding oxidoreductase yields MATWLITGCSTGLGRALAQAVLARGHNAVVTARNAAAVQDIAAAFPDTALALPLDVTDRAQIGAAVKQARTRFGGVDVLVNNAGYGYRAAVEEADDADIRQLFDTNVFGAVDMIKAVLPDMRAKRAGSILNISSIGARISPAGSGYYSATKAALEGLSGSLHKELQPLGISVTVVEPGAFRTDFAGRSLTQSATAIGDYAETAGKRRKENDTMHGTQPGDPAKAAEAILAVVESANPPSLLVLGKDAYDAFAAVAQAARTELGQWRDLSLSTGIDG; encoded by the coding sequence ATGGCTACATGGCTCATCACAGGATGCTCGACCGGACTCGGCCGGGCCCTGGCCCAGGCAGTGCTCGCCCGCGGCCACAACGCCGTCGTCACAGCACGAAACGCTGCCGCGGTGCAGGACATCGCGGCCGCTTTCCCCGACACTGCACTGGCCCTGCCCCTCGACGTCACCGACCGGGCTCAGATCGGCGCAGCGGTGAAGCAGGCGCGAACGCGCTTCGGCGGCGTCGACGTTCTGGTCAACAATGCCGGCTACGGATACCGGGCGGCGGTGGAGGAAGCGGACGACGCCGACATCAGGCAGTTGTTCGACACGAACGTTTTCGGCGCCGTGGACATGATCAAAGCAGTCCTCCCGGACATGCGCGCGAAAAGAGCGGGATCCATCCTGAACATCTCCTCCATCGGAGCGCGCATCTCGCCGGCCGGATCCGGATATTACTCGGCAACAAAGGCGGCCCTGGAGGGCCTGTCCGGATCCCTGCACAAGGAACTGCAGCCGCTCGGCATCAGCGTCACCGTCGTCGAGCCCGGCGCGTTCCGCACCGACTTCGCCGGCCGCTCACTCACGCAGTCTGCGACGGCGATCGGGGACTACGCGGAGACGGCCGGGAAGCGGCGCAAGGAGAACGACACGATGCACGGCACCCAGCCAGGCGACCCGGCCAAAGCCGCGGAAGCGATCCTGGCCGTCGTCGAAAGTGCCAACCCGCCGTCGCTGCTGGTGCTCGGCAAGGACGCCTACGACGCGTTTGCAGCCGTCGCGCAGGCAGCGCGCACGGAACTGGGCCAATGGCGGGACCTCAGCCTCAGCACGGGAATCGACGGCTGA
- a CDS encoding sigma 54-interacting transcriptional regulator → MSDRPDIFTVGELRAAGHVHKDLRHEIRDNLLAALAAGRDPWPGMYGFSRTVLPQLERALIAGHDVVLLGERGQGKTRLLRTLAGLLDEWSPVIEESELNEHPYEPITEHSRARVLTEGDRLRVAWRHRSERYVEKLATPDTSVADLIGDVDPMKVAEGRRLGDPETIHYGLVPRSNRGIIAINELPDLAERIQVSMLNVMEERDIQIRGYVLRLPLDVLVVASANPEDYTNRGRIITPLKDRFGAEIRTHYPIELDDEVSVIRQEGRLVADVPPVILEILARYTRALRQSPAINQTSGVSARFAIAGAETVAAAALRRASVRGEDEAVARIIDLEAAVEVLTGKIEFESGEEGREQAVLDHLLRTATAEAVRAHFQGIDMGPLVTALDGHKTVTTGDQVTAREFLHNLPSLNGSGLYDDISERLGAKNDGQRAAAVELALEGLYLARRISKESDDEETIYG, encoded by the coding sequence GTGAGTGATCGCCCCGATATCTTCACTGTTGGCGAACTGCGTGCTGCCGGCCACGTGCACAAGGACCTGCGCCACGAAATCCGTGACAACCTGTTGGCCGCGCTCGCCGCCGGCCGCGACCCCTGGCCCGGGATGTACGGTTTCAGCCGGACCGTACTTCCCCAGCTGGAGCGTGCCCTGATCGCCGGCCACGACGTGGTCCTGCTCGGCGAACGGGGACAGGGCAAGACGCGGCTCCTGCGCACGCTGGCCGGGCTGCTGGACGAGTGGTCGCCGGTGATCGAGGAATCGGAACTGAATGAACACCCGTACGAGCCGATCACCGAGCACTCCCGCGCCCGTGTCCTCACGGAAGGGGACCGGCTGCGGGTGGCGTGGCGCCACCGCTCGGAGCGTTACGTCGAAAAGCTCGCGACGCCGGATACCTCCGTCGCCGACCTCATCGGCGACGTCGACCCGATGAAGGTGGCCGAGGGCCGCCGACTCGGAGACCCGGAAACCATCCACTACGGCCTGGTCCCGCGCTCCAACCGAGGGATCATCGCCATCAACGAACTGCCCGACCTCGCCGAGCGCATCCAGGTGTCGATGCTCAACGTGATGGAGGAGCGCGACATCCAGATCCGCGGTTACGTGCTGCGGCTGCCCCTCGACGTGCTCGTCGTCGCGTCCGCCAACCCGGAGGACTACACGAACCGCGGCCGGATCATCACGCCCCTGAAGGACCGCTTCGGCGCCGAGATCCGCACCCACTACCCGATAGAGCTGGACGACGAGGTCTCCGTCATCCGGCAGGAGGGGCGGCTGGTGGCCGACGTGCCGCCCGTCATCCTCGAGATCCTGGCCCGCTACACCCGGGCGCTGCGGCAGTCTCCGGCGATCAACCAGACCTCCGGGGTGTCCGCGCGGTTCGCCATCGCGGGCGCCGAAACCGTCGCCGCGGCAGCCCTGCGCCGGGCCAGCGTGCGCGGCGAGGACGAGGCTGTCGCCCGGATCATCGACCTGGAGGCCGCCGTGGAAGTCCTCACGGGGAAGATCGAGTTCGAATCGGGTGAGGAAGGGCGTGAACAGGCCGTCCTGGACCACCTCCTGCGCACGGCCACCGCCGAGGCCGTGCGGGCGCACTTCCAGGGGATCGACATGGGTCCACTCGTGACGGCGCTCGACGGCCACAAGACCGTGACCACCGGGGATCAGGTCACCGCCCGTGAGTTCCTCCACAATCTCCCGTCCCTCAACGGATCCGGCCTCTACGACGACATCAGTGAGCGCCTTGGCGCGAAAAACGACGGGCAGCGCGCCGCCGCCGTCGAACTTGCATTGGAAGGTCTCTACCTCGCCCGGCGGATCTCCAAGGAGTCCGACGACGAGGAGACGATCTACGGCTGA
- a CDS encoding MSMEG_4193 family putative phosphomutase, whose translation MTAATTPPPSAPPSRPQGTLLLLVRHGETPTTGTVLPGRVPGLHLSDRGRAQAERVAERLAGLPVDGIYSSPLERTRETAEPTAARTGLEVNQDAGLLECDFGEWTGAALAELAALPEWQTVQHSPSAFRFPNGESFTQMQARIVGSLEVLRTAHAGGVVVCFSHADPIKAAVAHALGTHLDLFQRIVISPGSVSAISYVEGQAPAVLMVNSTSEPLSGLRAP comes from the coding sequence ATGACTGCAGCAACCACGCCGCCACCATCGGCACCGCCGTCGAGGCCCCAGGGCACGCTCCTCCTTCTGGTGCGCCACGGGGAGACGCCGACCACGGGCACAGTGCTGCCGGGGCGGGTCCCGGGACTGCACCTGTCCGACCGCGGCCGGGCCCAGGCCGAACGGGTCGCGGAACGGCTCGCGGGCCTTCCGGTCGATGGCATCTACTCCTCGCCGCTGGAGCGCACCCGCGAGACGGCGGAGCCCACCGCAGCCCGCACGGGACTTGAAGTGAACCAGGACGCCGGCCTGCTCGAATGTGACTTCGGCGAGTGGACCGGCGCCGCCCTCGCCGAACTGGCGGCCCTGCCGGAGTGGCAGACCGTCCAGCACAGCCCGTCCGCCTTCCGCTTCCCGAATGGCGAGAGCTTCACGCAGATGCAGGCGAGGATCGTCGGATCACTTGAGGTACTGCGCACAGCCCATGCCGGGGGCGTCGTCGTCTGCTTCTCCCACGCCGATCCCATCAAGGCCGCCGTCGCCCACGCCCTGGGCACGCACCTGGACCTCTTCCAGCGGATCGTCATCAGCCCGGGCTCGGTGTCGGCCATCTCGTATGTGGAAGGTCAGGCACCCGCCGTCCTCATGGTCAATTCGACGTCGGAGCCCCTGAGCGGGCTGAGGGCACCGTGA